The Campylobacter concisus genome window below encodes:
- a CDS encoding replicative DNA helicase, whose translation MAKQRVNEIDFTNLYDIDMERAILSSILQNNDILGEIFDIVKAKDFYLKGHSQIYDAMVACLNSDDPITMPFLKNRLGEKYDEELILDILGTNSLIDIQKYANELREKSIKRSLVKIAHNIPSKVNEDKPSRDMVDDLSQEFYSLIEGGSTGVIKEGKEIIMKMMDHINAQALLGEKDIVGLDTGFKKLNEMIKGFKNGDLIIVAARPGMGKTTLCLNFMSQVLKNNAGVVFFSLEMPAEQIMMRMLASKTSIPLQDIMTAKMDDEALARFSDACEEFAASKLFVHDSGYVNIHQVRTQMRKLKAMHPEISLCVIDYIGLMMSTNNYADRHVQIAEISRGLKLLARELDMPIIALSQLNRSLESRANKRPMLSDLRESGAIEQDADIILFVYRDEFYLEQEEKEKEKRASAEGKEYKSNHVFNKLQEKAEIIVGKNRNGETGSVDVLFQKQHSRFEDMSAMPVSDVSFEG comes from the coding sequence GTGGCAAAGCAAAGAGTTAACGAAATAGATTTTACCAACCTTTACGACATTGATATGGAGCGAGCTATACTAAGCTCCATTTTGCAAAACAACGATATTTTAGGTGAAATTTTTGACATTGTTAAGGCAAAGGATTTTTATCTAAAAGGGCATTCACAAATATATGATGCAATGGTGGCATGCCTAAATAGCGATGATCCCATAACTATGCCATTTTTAAAAAATAGACTTGGCGAAAAATACGACGAAGAGCTAATACTAGATATTTTGGGCACAAATTCCCTAATAGACATTCAAAAATACGCAAACGAACTAAGAGAAAAATCTATAAAACGAAGTCTTGTAAAGATCGCTCACAATATACCAAGCAAAGTAAATGAAGATAAGCCAAGCCGCGATATGGTCGATGATCTTAGTCAGGAATTTTACTCTTTGATAGAAGGTGGAAGCACTGGAGTCATAAAAGAAGGCAAAGAGATCATCATGAAAATGATGGATCATATTAATGCTCAAGCCTTGCTTGGTGAAAAAGATATTGTTGGACTTGATACTGGATTTAAAAAGCTAAATGAGATGATAAAGGGCTTTAAAAATGGAGACCTCATCATCGTCGCAGCTCGTCCAGGCATGGGAAAAACGACACTTTGTTTAAATTTTATGAGTCAGGTTTTAAAAAATAATGCCGGAGTTGTTTTCTTCTCGCTCGAGATGCCAGCTGAGCAGATAATGATGAGAATGCTAGCAAGCAAGACCTCTATCCCGCTTCAAGACATAATGACTGCAAAGATGGATGATGAAGCGTTGGCTAGATTTAGCGATGCTTGCGAAGAGTTTGCTGCTAGCAAGCTTTTTGTACATGATAGCGGCTATGTAAACATCCATCAAGTAAGAACACAAATGCGAAAACTAAAGGCTATGCATCCTGAAATTTCACTTTGCGTGATTGACTACATCGGTCTTATGATGAGTACAAATAACTACGCTGATCGTCACGTCCAAATAGCTGAAATTTCTCGCGGATTAAAGCTTTTGGCACGTGAGCTAGATATGCCAATCATCGCTCTTTCTCAGCTAAATAGAAGCCTCGAATCTCGCGCAAACAAGCGCCCTATGCTAAGCGATCTAAGAGAGTCAGGCGCAATCGAGCAAGATGCTGACATCATTCTTTTTGTTTATAGAGATGAGTTTTACCTAGAGCAAGAAGAAAAAGAGAAAGAAAAACGCGCAAGTGCCGAGGGCAAAGAGTACAAGAGCAATCACGTCTTTAATAAGCTTCAAGAAAAGGCTGAGATCATAGTTGGCAAAAACAGAAATGGCGAAACTGGCTCAGTTGATGTGCTCTTTCAAAAGCAACACTCAAGATTTGAAGATATGTCTGCAATGCCAGTATCTGATGTTTCATTTGAAGGCTGA
- the ispG gene encoding flavodoxin-dependent (E)-4-hydroxy-3-methylbut-2-enyl-diphosphate synthase produces the protein MQRYPTKQIKIRNVLIGGDAPISVQSMTFSKTKDVKGTLEQIQRLYFAGCDIVRCAVFDKEDASALKQIVAGSPIPVVADIHFNHTYALIVSEFVDAIRINPGNIGSAKNIKAVVDACKQRNLPIRIGVNSGSLEKQFEDRYGRTVEAMVESAMYNIKLLEDFDFTDIKISLKSSDVERTMQAYRALRPKTNYPFHLGVTEAGTIFHATIKSAIALGGLLLEGIGDTMRVSITGELEEEIKVAKAILKDSGRQKEGLNIISCPTCGRLQADLMAAVKLVEEKTKGIKEPLNVSVMGCVVNAIGEAKGADVAIAFGKGNGMIMRHGEVVARLPESELVDRFLQEIDDEIKSRD, from the coding sequence TTGCAACGATACCCAACAAAACAGATAAAAATTCGCAATGTTTTAATAGGTGGCGACGCGCCAATATCCGTGCAATCAATGACATTTTCAAAGACAAAAGACGTAAAAGGCACGCTTGAACAGATACAAAGGCTATATTTTGCAGGCTGTGACATCGTGCGCTGCGCAGTTTTTGACAAAGAAGACGCCAGCGCGCTAAAACAGATAGTTGCGGGCTCACCTATTCCAGTCGTTGCAGACATTCATTTTAACCACACCTACGCACTCATTGTTAGCGAATTTGTTGATGCTATCCGTATAAATCCGGGCAACATCGGCTCAGCAAAAAACATAAAAGCAGTCGTTGATGCCTGCAAGCAGCGAAATTTACCTATCCGCATAGGTGTAAATTCTGGCTCGCTTGAAAAGCAGTTTGAGGATCGCTATGGCCGCACAGTTGAGGCGATGGTGGAGAGTGCGATGTATAACATCAAGCTTCTTGAGGATTTTGACTTTACAGACATTAAAATTTCGCTCAAATCAAGCGACGTTGAACGCACGATGCAAGCTTATAGAGCGCTTCGCCCAAAGACAAACTATCCATTTCATCTTGGTGTTACTGAGGCTGGTACAATATTTCACGCGACTATCAAGTCCGCGATCGCTCTTGGTGGGCTTTTGCTTGAAGGCATCGGCGATACGATGAGAGTTAGCATAACTGGCGAGCTTGAAGAAGAGATCAAAGTCGCAAAGGCGATCTTAAAAGATAGTGGCCGTCAAAAAGAGGGGTTAAACATCATCTCATGCCCAACATGCGGGCGCTTGCAAGCTGATCTCATGGCAGCAGTAAAGCTCGTAGAAGAAAAAACAAAAGGTATAAAAGAGCCGTTAAACGTCTCAGTCATGGGCTGCGTGGTAAATGCTATAGGTGAGGCAAAAGGTGCGGATGTTGCCATAGCATTTGGCAAAGGCAATGGCATGATCATGCGTCACGGCGAAGTGGTCGCAAGACTGCCTGAGAGCGAGCTTGTGGATAGATTTTTACAAGAGATCGACGATGAGATAAAAAGTAGAGACTAA
- a CDS encoding primosomal protein N', with the protein MHYYILAFYGLNLAPLTYESDQKLEKFQGVKASLRGKILTAFIIKETGKPEFKTSKILEILPINLTSMQSELAIFISKYYTCELGVSLNLFEPNDIITVDQIYENQNFNVAPKLSEKQQEALEFINKRKISLIFGDTGSGKSEIYIAKIREILNAGSQALFLMPEISLTPQMQKRLESFFVEAVAVWHSKITSKKKEQILKDIKSGKVRLVAGARSALFLPLEKLQLIIIDEEHDDSYKNTGSKPHYNARDLALFLTSKFDLQVVLGSATPSLTSFYKQEHFRLKGTYFDSQKNYIFDESETGISEILKDEISKTLANKKQAVICLPTRANFKYLVCKNCGETLKCPFCSIGMSYYKKQNVLKCQYCEHKMAVPKTCHQCGSEMIEAKKIGTSELLERLQAEFANARIAKFDRDEITTQNKLVKALKEFNDGKIDILLGTQMLSKGHDYHNVELAVIMGFDELLNFPDYRARERTLALAMQVAGRAGRNGVGRVIIQSKQREFFESYISDYDSFLKDEIDYRKELYPPFTRLLRIIISHKDENIVKNTMNEFVQRIEPLRSDELEIIGYGKCQIEYLGSKFRYEILLRSNSHIPLLKAASLCKSELGDIDIDPVNFT; encoded by the coding sequence ATGCATTATTACATACTCGCATTTTATGGGCTCAATTTAGCCCCGCTCACTTATGAAAGCGATCAAAAACTAGAAAAATTTCAAGGCGTAAAGGCTTCTTTAAGAGGCAAAATTCTCACTGCTTTTATCATAAAAGAGACTGGCAAGCCAGAGTTTAAAACAAGTAAAATTTTAGAAATTCTACCGATCAATCTAACTTCAATGCAAAGTGAATTGGCAATATTTATCTCAAAATATTACACATGCGAGCTTGGCGTCAGCCTAAATTTATTTGAACCAAATGACATTATTACAGTAGATCAAATTTATGAAAATCAAAATTTTAATGTGGCACCCAAACTAAGCGAAAAACAGCAAGAGGCTTTGGAGTTTATAAATAAACGTAAAATTTCACTCATTTTTGGCGACACTGGAAGTGGAAAAAGCGAAATTTATATAGCAAAGATCAGAGAAATTTTAAACGCAGGCAGCCAAGCACTATTTTTAATGCCTGAAATTTCACTCACGCCACAAATGCAAAAACGCCTTGAGAGCTTTTTTGTCGAGGCAGTAGCAGTCTGGCACTCAAAGATCACGTCAAAGAAAAAAGAGCAAATTTTAAAAGATATAAAAAGTGGGAAAGTTAGACTCGTTGCAGGTGCGAGATCGGCTTTATTTTTACCACTTGAAAAACTACAACTTATCATCATTGACGAAGAACACGACGATAGCTACAAAAACACAGGCTCAAAACCCCACTACAACGCAAGAGATCTCGCCCTCTTTCTAACTAGCAAATTTGACCTACAAGTGGTGCTTGGAAGTGCCACGCCAAGCCTTACTAGCTTTTACAAGCAGGAGCATTTTCGCTTAAAGGGAACATATTTTGATTCGCAAAAAAATTATATTTTTGATGAGAGCGAGACTGGAATTAGTGAAATTTTAAAAGATGAAATTTCAAAGACACTCGCGAATAAAAAACAAGCTGTCATCTGCCTGCCAACAAGGGCAAATTTTAAATATCTAGTCTGCAAAAACTGCGGTGAAACGCTAAAGTGCCCATTTTGCAGTATCGGCATGAGCTACTACAAAAAACAAAACGTACTAAAGTGTCAATACTGCGAGCACAAAATGGCTGTGCCAAAGACCTGCCACCAGTGCGGCAGCGAGATGATAGAGGCTAAAAAGATCGGCACGAGCGAGCTTCTTGAGAGGCTGCAAGCTGAGTTTGCAAATGCTAGAATCGCTAAATTTGATAGAGATGAAATAACGACGCAAAACAAGCTCGTAAAGGCTTTGAAGGAATTTAACGACGGCAAGATAGATATCTTGCTTGGTACGCAAATGCTAAGCAAAGGGCATGATTACCACAACGTAGAGCTTGCTGTCATCATGGGATTTGACGAGCTTTTAAATTTTCCTGATTACAGGGCCAGAGAAAGAACGCTCGCTCTTGCTATGCAAGTAGCTGGCAGAGCTGGCAGAAACGGAGTTGGTAGAGTCATCATCCAAAGTAAACAAAGAGAATTTTTTGAGAGCTACATCAGTGATTATGACTCATTTTTAAAAGATGAGATAGATTATAGAAAAGAGCTTTATCCGCCATTTACCAGGCTTCTTCGCATTATCATCTCGCATAAAGATGAAAACATAGTAAAAAATACAATGAATGAATTTGTGCAAAGAATAGAACCTTTAAGAAGCGATGAGCTTGAGATCATAGGATACGGAAAGTGCCAGATAGAGTATCTTGGAAGCAAATTTAGATATGAAATTTTACTCCGCTCAAACTCTCATATACCTCTTTTAAAAGCTGCAAGCCTCTGCAAAAGCGAGCTTGGCGATATCGATATTGATCCAGTCAACTTTACTTAA
- a CDS encoding type II secretion system protein, protein MKRRAYTLLELIFIVVILGILSTVAIPRLFFSRSDATISNAKTQLAAIRSGISLKYNDNILQAKPEFPQKLDDGDPSKLFKNVINIPIKDSGSKNGWHRINDDKYTFRLDGKVANFKYDKNTGDFGCSDENEICKSLQ, encoded by the coding sequence ATGAAAAGACGAGCTTACACCTTGCTTGAGCTGATATTTATAGTAGTTATACTAGGTATTTTAAGCACAGTCGCTATACCTAGACTATTTTTTTCTAGAAGTGATGCTACCATCTCAAATGCAAAAACTCAACTTGCTGCTATAAGAAGCGGAATTTCACTAAAATACAACGATAATATCTTGCAGGCAAAGCCAGAATTTCCACAAAAACTAGACGATGGCGATCCAAGCAAGCTCTTTAAAAATGTTATAAATATACCGATAAAAGATAGCGGTAGCAAAAATGGCTGGCACAGAATAAACGATGACAAATATACATTTAGGCTAGATGGCAAAGTAGCAAATTTCAAATACGACAAAAATACTGGTGATTTTGGTTGCAGTGATGAAAATGAAATTTGCAAATCACTTCAGTAA
- a CDS encoding cell division protein ZapB translates to MFEDNAILTTLSDKVNDLITKYDELCKTNEELRNEIVTLKAQNEAKSNQIMRLEEDLDKKNTEADDVMRKIEAVLGR, encoded by the coding sequence ATGTTTGAAGATAATGCGATCTTAACCACACTAAGCGATAAAGTAAATGACCTGATCACAAAATATGACGAGCTTTGCAAAACGAACGAAGAGTTGCGTAATGAGATCGTAACTTTAAAAGCACAAAATGAGGCAAAAAGCAATCAAATCATGCGTTTAGAAGAGGATCTTGACAAGAAAAATACCGAAGCTGACGATGTAATGAGAAAAATCGAAGCTGTCCTTGGCAGATAA
- the uvrB gene encoding excinuclease ABC subunit UvrB has translation MSKFEISSKFSPSSDQARAIKEIVKSIKSGNKYQTLLGVTGSGKTFTMANVIRELNMPTLIMTHNKSLAAQLYSEFKGFFPKNHVEYFISYYDYYQPEAYIPRSDLYIEKDSSVNEELERLRLSATASLLSFDDVICVASVSANYGLGNPSEYKGMVAYLSVGEKISQRKLLEQLVDMGYKRNDNYFDRGDFRVNGDVVDIYPAYYNDEALRVEFFGDEIDAMYHFDVLDNKRLKDISKFTLYATSQFIVGADRLKIAMKEIEEELDARLKEFNEQGKLVEAQRLKQRVEFDLEMMASTGMCKGIENYARHLTGQKPGETPYSMFDYFEISGKDYLVIVDESHVSLPQFRGMYAGDRSRKEVLVEYGFRLPSALDNRPLKFDEFISKKAKFVFVSATPNEYELGISQGHVYEQILRPTGLLDPLIEIKDSDNQVEALFDEAKAVIARGERVLVTVLTKKMAEELSRYYIELGIKVKYMHSDIDAIERNEIIRGLRSGEFDMLIGINLLREGLDLPEVSLIAIMDADKEGFLRSTTSLIQTMGRAARNVNGKVLMFAKKITHSMKEAIDTTTARRKFQDEYNKAHGITPHSASRNIEESLHVEDDGEIYKRGKNLEKMPASERAAIVKELRKQMLEAAAQLEFEKAAALRDEIAKMRKL, from the coding sequence ATGAGTAAATTTGAAATTTCATCTAAATTTAGCCCAAGTAGTGACCAAGCAAGAGCGATAAAAGAGATAGTAAAAAGTATAAAATCAGGCAATAAATACCAAACTCTTCTAGGTGTGACAGGATCTGGCAAGACTTTTACCATGGCAAACGTCATACGTGAGCTAAACATGCCAACGCTTATCATGACGCATAACAAATCCTTAGCTGCTCAGCTTTATAGCGAATTTAAGGGCTTTTTTCCAAAAAACCATGTCGAGTACTTCATAAGCTACTACGACTACTACCAGCCAGAGGCTTACATCCCAAGAAGCGACCTATATATAGAAAAGGATAGCTCGGTAAATGAGGAGCTTGAGCGCCTACGTCTCTCTGCGACGGCTAGCTTGCTAAGCTTTGATGATGTCATCTGCGTGGCCTCAGTCTCTGCAAACTACGGACTTGGTAATCCAAGCGAGTATAAAGGGATGGTGGCATATCTTAGCGTGGGCGAGAAGATAAGCCAAAGAAAGCTTTTGGAGCAGCTTGTAGATATGGGCTACAAGCGCAATGACAACTACTTTGACAGGGGCGACTTTCGTGTAAATGGCGATGTGGTTGATATTTATCCAGCGTATTACAACGACGAAGCCCTAAGGGTTGAGTTTTTTGGCGATGAGATCGATGCGATGTATCATTTTGACGTGCTTGATAATAAACGGCTCAAAGACATTTCTAAATTTACGCTTTATGCGACCAGCCAGTTCATCGTGGGCGCTGATAGGCTAAAGATCGCTATGAAAGAGATCGAAGAGGAGCTTGATGCGCGTTTAAAAGAGTTTAACGAGCAGGGCAAGCTAGTCGAGGCGCAGAGGCTAAAGCAGAGGGTGGAGTTTGACCTCGAGATGATGGCAAGCACTGGTATGTGCAAAGGTATCGAAAACTACGCGCGCCACCTAACCGGACAAAAACCCGGAGAGACGCCATACTCGATGTTTGACTACTTTGAGATAAGCGGCAAAGACTATCTGGTCATCGTTGATGAGAGCCACGTGAGTTTGCCGCAGTTTAGAGGCATGTACGCGGGTGATAGGAGCCGTAAAGAGGTGCTTGTGGAGTATGGATTTCGCTTGCCATCAGCGCTTGATAACAGGCCGCTTAAATTTGATGAGTTTATAAGCAAAAAGGCGAAATTTGTCTTTGTCTCAGCTACGCCAAACGAGTACGAGCTTGGTATCAGCCAGGGGCACGTATATGAGCAGATTTTGCGACCTACTGGACTGCTTGATCCGCTTATCGAGATAAAAGATAGTGACAACCAAGTTGAAGCGCTATTTGACGAGGCAAAGGCGGTGATCGCAAGAGGTGAGCGCGTGCTAGTTACGGTGCTAACTAAAAAGATGGCCGAGGAGCTAAGCCGCTACTACATCGAGCTTGGCATAAAGGTCAAGTATATGCACTCAGACATCGACGCGATCGAGCGAAATGAGATCATTAGAGGGCTTAGAAGTGGCGAATTTGACATGCTAATAGGCATAAATTTGCTCCGTGAAGGGCTGGACCTGCCTGAAGTGAGCCTGATAGCGATCATGGACGCCGATAAAGAGGGCTTTTTGCGCTCGACAACGAGCCTTATACAGACGATGGGGCGCGCAGCTAGAAATGTAAACGGCAAGGTGTTAATGTTTGCCAAAAAGATCACGCACTCGATGAAAGAGGCAATCGATACGACAACGGCTAGGCGTAAATTTCAAGATGAGTACAACAAAGCTCATGGCATCACGCCACACTCTGCAAGCAGGAATATCGAAGAGAGCCTGCATGTCGAAGATGATGGTGAAATTTATAAACGTGGCAAGAATTTAGAAAAGATGCCAGCAAGCGAGCGAGCTGCGATAGTAAAAGAGCTAAGAAAGCAGATGCTTGAAGCGGCGGCGCAGCTTGAGTTTGAGAAGGCAGCGGCGTTGCGTGACGAAATAGCGAAGATGAGAAAACTATAA
- a CDS encoding MFS transporter: MAHPTTYRPPKRQKELPYIIPLGLLLVSGGMSLTGFVTNYYIILVCVMISGIGAALFHPSAARIVNYVSNAKNRAKSISIFSFGFAVGPILVAVFVGNFGLKGTLVFIAKSNRPSLRRNAWP, translated from the coding sequence ATTGCTCATCCAACCACTTATCGGCCGCCTAAGAGACAAAAAGAGCTGCCATACATCATCCCGCTTGGGCTATTACTTGTGAGTGGTGGCATGAGCCTCACTGGCTTTGTGACAAACTACTACATCATCTTGGTTTGCGTGATGATAAGCGGTATCGGCGCCGCACTCTTTCACCCAAGTGCCGCAAGGATCGTAAACTACGTCTCAAACGCCAAAAATAGAGCCAAAAGTATAAGTATATTTTCTTTTGGATTTGCAGTTGGGCCCATTTTAGTCGCCGTTTTTGTGGGAAATTTTGGCCTAAAAGGGACGCTAGTCTTTATAGCCAAATCAAATCGGCCTAGCCTCCGGCGTAATGCTTGGCCTTAG
- a CDS encoding tryptophanyl-tRNA synthetase, with amino-acid sequence MKNITYIVAALALIILCIFSFIFSSFGNKFIASKIEKEALAHGIDVKFKDFNLGLSTLNLEATVMNAINLKANGNLSLLAQSMNLNIDINADKAKASKLGLKKDVVLKANAAGKFSDFKLVATGMALGSNINLNAILKDHLPKALNLDAKNIELSEISALTQKPNLASGKLDLTSNMQGVDEKNEPIINAQILASNAAINKEILKNEFGLNLAKDINFKGGVNAKFANEKVSAKTLIIAPEATLKANETTYDLASKNLKSDFLLNVPDLALFGKLFGQQLSGAVDANGEITMQENTLKNLKAEINGLGGKINANFDSKNLVLNATNIKLKELLALALQPSYADGEINLNANFSGFDELKKLAGEAKFEIKNGLIDKGLAKLKNAAKFELKGGATAKGELVNFDGNVLSDLGELKDIKGVFDLKNSQIFSKFALLISDPEKFKAVSGFEVGSKMALAGDVKLKDSNIDELNLGGDAFAGKLNATIKNENLDLSLKEAQLGEILALSGNDRLANAKTNVQAKGQNIFSKSPSVTATITLNDGKFNAAALSKMLDKKFPENEKFSSNLSLDYKGDVAKFSGDFLSSLADIKGIDGSFDVGKSTLSLKLQAVVSELNKLAFLAGRELHGKFTALVTAEGKVDDLSVKATSDDLFKGKLEANYKGGALDAALKNFEVKGLTQTLGLEHLYDGNGDAKFDYETKQKLGKFDILLKEGHLASTNLTNSIKTFTSKDITKEIYKDGKIYGDIKGDNLVFNVNLSSPKSDIKVAGGTYNTATKILNAPLVCRLEKTDLNVQISGTTDKLKYDVRSQYLENKVKKEIGRFLDKKLGKDDDASGEKQNLKGLLKGLF; translated from the coding sequence ATGAAAAACATAACCTACATAGTAGCGGCTTTGGCGCTGATAATCCTTTGCATCTTTAGCTTTATCTTTAGCTCTTTTGGTAATAAATTTATAGCCAGTAAAATAGAAAAAGAGGCGCTAGCTCATGGTATCGATGTCAAATTTAAAGACTTTAACCTTGGGCTTAGCACGCTAAATTTAGAAGCGACCGTGATGAATGCCATAAATTTAAAGGCGAATGGCAACCTTTCTTTGCTTGCTCAAAGCATGAATTTAAACATAGATATCAACGCCGACAAGGCAAAGGCTAGCAAGCTTGGATTAAAAAAAGATGTCGTGCTTAAAGCAAACGCAGCTGGTAAATTTAGCGACTTTAAGCTAGTGGCAACTGGCATGGCACTTGGCTCAAACATAAATTTAAACGCAATTTTAAAAGACCATCTGCCAAAAGCTCTAAATCTTGATGCTAAAAATATCGAGCTTTCTGAGATATCAGCCCTTACACAAAAACCAAATTTAGCTAGTGGCAAGCTTGATCTAACGAGCAACATGCAGGGGGTTGATGAGAAAAATGAGCCCATCATTAACGCTCAAATTTTAGCAAGCAATGCAGCGATAAACAAAGAAATTCTTAAAAACGAATTTGGGCTAAATTTAGCAAAAGATATAAACTTTAAAGGCGGAGTAAATGCTAAATTTGCAAATGAAAAAGTGAGCGCAAAAACCCTTATCATTGCGCCTGAAGCCACTTTAAAAGCAAATGAGACGACTTATGATCTAGCTAGCAAAAATTTAAAGAGCGACTTTTTGCTAAACGTGCCTGATCTTGCCCTTTTTGGTAAGCTTTTTGGGCAACAGCTAAGTGGCGCCGTGGATGCAAACGGCGAAATTACGATGCAAGAAAACACCCTTAAAAACCTAAAGGCTGAGATAAACGGCCTTGGCGGCAAGATAAATGCAAATTTTGATAGCAAAAACTTAGTCCTAAATGCAACCAACATAAAGCTAAAAGAGCTTCTAGCACTTGCCTTGCAGCCTAGCTACGCAGACGGAGAGATAAATTTAAACGCAAATTTTAGCGGCTTTGACGAGCTAAAAAAGCTTGCAGGCGAGGCTAAATTTGAGATAAAAAACGGCCTTATAGATAAAGGGCTTGCAAAGCTTAAAAACGCAGCTAAATTTGAGTTAAAAGGTGGCGCCACAGCAAAAGGTGAGCTTGTAAATTTTGACGGAAACGTGCTTAGCGACCTTGGCGAACTAAAGGATATAAAGGGCGTTTTTGACCTAAAAAACAGCCAAATTTTTAGCAAATTTGCCCTGCTCATTAGCGACCCTGAGAAATTTAAAGCGGTTAGTGGCTTTGAGGTAGGCTCAAAGATGGCGCTTGCTGGCGATGTGAAGCTCAAAGATAGCAATATAGATGAGCTAAATTTAGGCGGCGATGCCTTTGCTGGCAAGCTAAACGCCACCATAAAAAATGAAAATCTCGATCTTAGTCTAAAAGAGGCGCAGCTAGGAGAGATCTTGGCACTTAGCGGCAACGACAGGCTGGCAAACGCTAAGACAAATGTCCAGGCAAAGGGACAAAATATCTTTAGCAAAAGTCCAAGCGTCACTGCAACGATCACTTTAAATGATGGCAAATTTAACGCCGCAGCGCTTAGCAAAATGCTTGATAAAAAATTCCCTGAAAACGAGAAATTTAGCTCAAATTTGAGCTTAGACTATAAAGGCGACGTAGCAAAATTTAGTGGCGACTTTCTTAGCTCACTAGCTGATATAAAGGGCATAGATGGCAGCTTTGACGTGGGCAAAAGCACGCTAAGCTTAAAGCTTCAAGCGGTAGTTTCAGAGCTAAATAAGCTTGCGTTTTTAGCTGGCCGCGAGCTTCACGGTAAATTTACAGCCCTCGTAACGGCAGAGGGCAAAGTGGATGATCTAAGCGTAAAAGCTACCTCAGATGATCTATTTAAGGGTAAACTCGAGGCAAACTACAAAGGCGGCGCGCTTGATGCGGCGCTAAAAAACTTTGAGGTTAAAGGGCTAACGCAGACTTTGGGACTAGAGCATCTTTATGACGGCAACGGCGATGCTAAATTTGACTACGAAACAAAGCAAAAGCTCGGCAAATTTGACATCTTACTAAAAGAGGGTCACCTAGCCAGTACAAATCTCACAAACAGCATCAAAACCTTCACCAGCAAGGACATCACAAAAGAGATTTACAAAGACGGCAAAATTTATGGCGATATAAAAGGCGATAATCTAGTTTTTAACGTAAATTTAAGCTCACCAAAAAGCGACATAAAGGTTGCGGGCGGTACTTATAACACCGCCACAAAAATACTTAACGCGCCACTTGTTTGCAGGCTAGAAAAGACCGATCTAAACGTGCAAATTTCAGGCACGACAGATAAGCTAAAATACGACGTCAGATCACAATATCTCGAAAATAAGGTCAAAAAAGAGATAGGTAGATTTTTAGACAAAAAGCTTGGCAAAGATGATGACGCAAGCGGCGAAAAGCAAAATTTAAAGGGGCTTTTAAAAGGGCTATTTTAG
- the groES gene encoding co-chaperone GroES: MNFQPLGKRVLVERVEETKTTASGIIIPDNAKEKPLSGEVKAVGAEVEGVKVGDKVVFAKYGGTEINLDDKTYLVLNIDDVLGVIK; this comes from the coding sequence ATGAACTTTCAACCATTAGGCAAGCGTGTTCTAGTCGAACGCGTAGAGGAGACAAAGACCACAGCTTCGGGCATTATTATACCTGATAACGCAAAAGAAAAACCTTTAAGCGGTGAGGTAAAAGCAGTCGGTGCTGAAGTAGAGGGCGTAAAAGTTGGTGATAAAGTTGTATTTGCAAAATACGGTGGCACTGAGATAAATTTAGATGATAAAACATATCTTGTTTTAAACATTGATGATGTTTTAGGCGTGATTAAATAA